The genomic region TTTTTAAGCGTTAAATGTGTAGTGTCCACGAGTTTTCTCTATCCCGCCCTTACATATTTGCATGAATGGTATAAGTTTTAGGCTCAATCTCTAAATAATATCTACCCTGCCCGGCCatattttttgggtttttgtCGGGCGGATCTTAATAGGACAAACATGCCTATTTGCTATCCCTAGGTGCAATCATAATGAAAAAAAATCTAGAGAAACAAATGAAAGAATTGGCAACATTACATCATCAgaagtcctttaagttatttttgTGTAACATGTTGGTCCTTTAAGTTTGTTTTATAACAACTTGGTCCTTTGATTAATTTCTACATCCTTTTTCTCACATTTTGAACATTTAGATAGTTGTGAGGTTGTATTTTTAGTTGCACATCATTATTttcataccactcaaaataatcGCATCCACAATTAATATTTTCACTCTATTAAAAATGATAACAATGCACATCTTTAGTAACTTAAaggacttgttaaaaaaaatttaaaagacctacctattatacaaaaataacttaaaggacctctgatatatatatatatatatatatatatatatatatatatatatatatatatatatatatatatatatatatatatatatatatatatatatatatatatatatatatatatatatatatatatatatatatatatatatatatatattgttatcaccACCAGTATTTGACCCACTAGATCGCCTAGTCTAATTTGGGGTCAGTTCTGACATAAATGGTTCCAACCTCCTCCCAATCGCAAAACCGTGATATTTCTTAATAAATTTAGCGTTAATAAATATATCTCTGATGTAATTTTGGCCAAAAAAATTCTTAAACGTAAAAAGCTAAGAATTAGAAaacctttataaatattttatgaaattGTAAAACACTTATAAACAACTAATTTGTTTTTTGCGATttaattagaaaattaattttttttataactcttttataATCTCAGATATAATTCTCGAATAATATAAGAGAGTAATTTGATAAAActgaataaataaattttatgtatttgctaacATTTATTTACATGCATATtaattttgtttgttattttgtttGTCATTGTTTTATTTGTATCACACATAAAAAGTATTTGTTGAACCTTTCAATCACAGCTTAATTTTATTCGATTTTActtaattgaaaaaaaacaaaaactcatATTTTTTCCGGATAGTCTTAATATTAAAAACTAATAAAACTCTTactttttatttaactttttttataatttagtgaaataatttatatacttGACATAGTTAACGAGCATAACATTTTATTATGCTTCCATTTAAAAGTTCATATCCATTTCCCCTAATGATGTAAAAGTTCATAACCATACGCGTGACTTAAAAGATTAATTAGTTTACGTGAGCTAGAAGCTACCTTAATTACACCTATCTTAAAtacaaaaaaagaggaaaaataaaAGATAGAGAGAAATGGAATTTTGATTGAAAATGACTTATACCAAAACCATTACGGAAGTACAACTCGACAAATAATTTACATAGTCTTTGATTGAGTAACAAATAAAGTGTAGAGTGTTGTAGTAATAAATGTAGCATGTGCAACAATTAATAAGGAATCTTGTttgaactttttttttcttttgtcataAGCATTCTAAGTTTCTACTTTTTCTCTAAGAAGCAACATATTGCAGGAACTCCTAGATGCTTGGCAGCCATTTTTGTTACTGCAAGAATCTGCAAACTTTTGTCTTATATCTAAACTAAAAAATTTGCAAGATATCATTTATCTTTATTTTGAGTCAATTAAATTAGGGGTGAGAATACGCTCAAATATATTAATCGTGCAAAATATAGTAAGAGTAGCATATTCGACACAATCATCAATCATGCACTTTATATATGTAATGCAAACAACATCTCGACTCAATGTACGTGGTACCATTTTGTGGACATGAGAATTATGTTACTGACATTCATCCATTCACCATGGTTCTTCTTCGAACTTGAGACTTCTTCGAAGCCAAACTCATTACTGATCCCCTCTTCTGGACCAACGAATTTTCACTGCTCAACACAACCCACATGATAGATGAAATATAACAACAACATACATGTGCAATGACACCACTAGTTCCATTTGAACCATACACAACAACACGTAAGACAATCACAATAGTTCTCACTCTGAACTACACATTCCAACATATAATTATaacttattatataattatacacACATTTCAATAACATATGATCATACATCGAATAAAGCCTTCACATGACACTTATGACATATCAATTCTATTCACCATTTCACAAAACACGACAAAATAGCAACCAATAGTCGCTAGAATCACACACACGCACCCGTGCAAGCATGCACACACACATGTTTATCAAACCAAAACCCTATGAACATAAACATTCAAACTCAGATTTGTACACACCCTCATCCACGAAATGATCCCTCTGTATCCTTCATGCATTTGACACCAATATTAAAGTAATTTCCCCTTACCTCAATTTTCCATCAGCAAATCCAAGGTCTTGGCTATGGTTTCTCCTTCCTCGAGCTCTCTTTGGGTCATGCCTCTTTTCTCACTTCTCTCCACTTTCACGTATCAGACAAATTCCCACTCCCCTCACTTTATCTATTTAAATGCCctaataatatttttgttaattctCAACTCTCCCTCAATTCTTGGCTTCTTACTCCTTATCACTCAAATTTCATTAAAATTCTAATTTCACCCCATAACTCACAATTCCtatatttctattattttaattaaataataatctcATAATTCTCCAAAATTCCCAATTACATAAAAAAACACATAAAGTATTTTATCacccaattaaataaataaaagcaattaaaaattcaaataaataattaattgaaaactCATGATGTTACATTAGGCATGTCTGAGAAGGAGAGATATATTTATCTTCTTTTACAATATGtatgttttcaattaattaaatcgatactGATGGTGATATTTTTTTTACAGGAGCGTCCATCTTTGAAATCAGAATAATGTGATCGAGCCAATTGGAGTGCATATTGACCGTCATGTACCAGATGACATTTCCTTATGCCATATGAGAGTCACCGCGAGACGTGTCTATTGGACCTCGTTTCCTTATACTCTGGATGGCTGGCATGTGGGTCATCTCTTATGTATCATTATCTTTTTGAGTGAGTGATGCGTCAGTTTGGCTATTTGCAGATTATTCCAAAATACCCCATAGAGTATGCTCCTCCCACCGTTCGCCCCAAAGATCTTGATGCGATATTGGAGGACGAGAGTCACTTGATACCAGAAAAGTATCACAGGGTGCCAACTCCTTTACAATGGGCTTATGCTGACAACTACATGACATGGTTCTATAGGGTGTCACACTTTATCGTGACACCAAACACTCCTGGTATACCACTTAGCCCAGCTAATCAGGAGGTGCTTAAGGCTAGGGATGACCACACGAAGGACATGTCAACGGTCTGTCGATGTATTGTGGAAATGGGGAAATCAAACATAGAGGCTAGACTCTTTTAGGATGGCAGTCCTCAGTTGACCTTCGTGGAAGACATAATTGCGAGACACATAATGTCTTGTTGTACAGGCGGAGGAGAAGGCGGGGGTTTAGAAATACCTAAtacgtttttgtttgtttatattattttgtatttttggaACAACTTATTGTATGACTCTTTTCATAATTGAGTACTATGTTTTTTTTCCTTCATAATTGAGTATTATGCTTGAATCAATAAGTGTatgtgtttttcttttaattcatggcctaaaatgacataaaatatatTGGATTTAAATGATCTAAATTATGTGCGTCTCAAAAATATCAAATTTGgtgaataaaaacaaaacaaatgagTTGGTGTTTCGAAGATGTATCTTCGAGTATACGCAAATAACGTACAGAGATACATCTCCTAatcatattttgtttaaaatatgatAGATATCAGAAATACAAAGAATTGAGTGATTTTGAATACGTTTGGAGATGCATATCAAAATCCATGAAAGACAATTTCAGATTTACAGAGGTGTAGGGCGTACGGCCACGCATAAGGGTTGAAATAGCATTCCTCTACAATTTGCAACTTCTAAAAAGCTCAAGATCCAATGGGTTTTGAAACGTGAAAAATTGAAATTGGATGCCAATCCAAACATACCTTAGCAATTTGAGAGATGATTATGGTACCACAAACAATGAGTGGTAAGAACAAAAATGTGAGTGACACAAACTAATGTGTTGTTTCATTCTTAACTGCAGTTTTTTTCCGCATAAACATGCATCTATGTAACTATGCACTTACAAAGTCTTCAAGGACTACGTATAATCATAAAACTCATACTTTCATACTCACTATTTTGAATAGTAAAACACATAGCTACTAATTATAAATATAGCCCAAAAAATGAACATGAACATGCGCAAAAGAATAACAAGTGAACCTCCCAAATCACTTTTGTTATCTACATTATCAATTAGCTAGTATGTATGAACTTCAACACACATTCTTCTCACTATTATGAAAGTAATAATTGACAACAAGGTGTTGGATTCATTGATTATGGTAGTCACTACTTATCTCCCAATGTAAATTGTTTTTGATAACTTGTCCTTGAAGGTGTTCCATAAAGATCTTTCCATATACTAGCTGAAGAATATGAACCAGAAATGCTTCTAGTATCTGCATTTAGAAAGTTTGTCCGCGTGCTATGAGACAGATAATCATCATCCATAAAGAGTCTCTTCAAATTTGGAGACGAATGCCTACTCGGTTTCAGTTTAGCTTTGCTCGACGCTGTCAAATTCGTGTAGCTCGGTTTCCCGATTTCCCTTTCATTTGTAGCTTCTATCTTGGTTGGTGATTCAGATGTGCATGAAGTTGATAAAGGGCTATCATCATACATACAATCGGAACTTTTAGCCGAAGACGACGGAGTGGATTGGCTGGTTGTAAGAGATTTAGATGAACTCCTAGTTTTCACACCATTAATGTTCCTTCTTGCTTTTACTAAGCCATTTTGTTGATATGTGTTGAAAGAGAGTTCATCATTCTCACTCTTCTTGGACAATGGAGTCATGTCAGTTGAGTCCAAATCAACACCTCCCATCAACCTGCTCTCCCAAGGCTTATCAGCAATCCAGCGTTCTAACAAGATCTTACGGTCAAAACTGCGCTGCTTGAGAGGACTCAATGGCTTAGAAGCTCTTGAGTTTGGACTAGAACTCACTGTTGATTGCTGAAAAACAAGAAACGTTTATTAAGCACATATGTTTTGGTAATCAATTCACTATTTACTTCAAAGACAGATCTGGTTCTACGATCGcaaaatttgttttgaatgaaTTGATTTTGTAAAATTGATACTAACTAAAAGCAAGTCAAATGCAAAGTGATTAATGTTTGGATAAGTTCGTGTAAAAGTTGGTTCTCAATTCTTCACGTAAAATCAATTCTATTCAAGAATATCTAAACATGTCAAAAGGCTCATCACAAATAGATTCATTGCAAAGTTTAACTCAATTACCTGGGTGGAGTTGGAGTATGACATTGTTCTATCTCTCTTAATTGCTCCCTCTTGCCTCATTTTTAGTTTTGCTTTAACTTCTTCCACAGTTCCTGGTATGTCACACCACCTTTTCTAAAAATAACAAGGAAAATTTTGCTACAATGTTAACATCATGTTGTCAACTTAATTCAGCATCAACATCCTAAAATGTTATATAATAGATTATGATACCTCAGCTTGTTTAGCAGGATCAGCTCGATTGCGTTGCTCGTTTAACAGTTTCTGCTTAGCTTTCTTTTCTGGAGAATTCCTAACATTCTTCGCCTTCACGCGTTCTTGAACTCGCACAAGAGCCTGCATGCACCTTAGAGTAACAGCTGCTTGTTTTCTCACTAACCGGCCGCGAAATATAGCTTGCAGCCTCACCAATGCCCTCAGAGCCCTCAAAGC from Vicia villosa cultivar HV-30 ecotype Madison, WI unplaced genomic scaffold, Vvil1.0 ctg.000060F_1_1, whole genome shotgun sequence harbors:
- the LOC131623264 gene encoding protein IQ-DOMAIN 6-like; the encoded protein is MGGGSGSWFKSLIPPRKLSTNNQVNGSDKSKRKWKLWRNSTEVNGFGSSMKKGHGFVGYDKYSCSSFVVNEEAFAAAMAAVLRTPHKDFLVIKQEWSAIRIQSAFRGFLARRALRALRALVRLQAIFRGRLVRKQAAVTLRCMQALVRVQERVKAKNVRNSPEKKAKQKLLNEQRNRADPAKQAEKRWCDIPGTVEEVKAKLKMRQEGAIKRDRTMSYSNSTQQSTVSSSPNSRASKPLSPLKQRSFDRKILLERWIADKPWESRLMGGVDLDSTDMTPLSKKSENDELSFNTYQQNGLVKARRNINGVKTRSSSKSLTTSQSTPSSSAKSSDCMYDDSPLSTSCTSESPTKIEATNEREIGKPSYTNLTASSKAKLKPSRHSSPNLKRLFMDDDYLSHSTRTNFLNADTRSISGSYSSASIWKDLYGTPSRTSYQKQFTLGDK